In Magnetococcales bacterium, the DNA window AGCTGCGCTCGCGGGTGGCCATGTTGGCTGGGTCACCACCCACTTCGTCAACCCCGTTGGACATGTTCAAAGCCTGATTGACATCAGCAATGGAAGAGACCTCACCAGCCGGATCGGCATCCCGCCCTCCGGCAGTTGTGGACCCTTCCGTGGTACGCGACTGCACCGGCATGGCGCCTTCGTGCTGCACCCGGGTGATCAACCGTGTGCCACTGGTGTCTTGCGACACGCCCCCCCCGCCTCCATCCATATCCTGGCGTGTGGTCGCAATGAGTTGCGTCCCGCTGATGTTTTGGCTCAGGCGCACCGACGGTCCGCTGTCGGAACGCCAGGTGGTCAACAGTTCCGTGCCACTTGTGGATATGGAGGGGCCATCATGTCGACCTGTGGCAGCGGAGCCATCCTGGGTGTTACCCCGGCCCTGGGCCCTGTTCAAGGCAACCTCCATCAAACTTTGTTTGACCACAAACCGGGGTGACTCCCCCTGGCCTGTCTTGTGTCCGGCGTGTGTTCCATCCATGCCGGGGGTCGAGTTGGCAACCGTCAATTGGAAGTTGCCGGAGGCTGAAAGGCCGGTACCATCCGTCGCTGTGACGGTGATGGTGTAGACACCGGCATCGTTGCGGGTGGCATAGCCCGAGAAGGAGAGTTTGTCAGGGTCGAAAGTCAGCCACTGGGGCATCCCCGAGGTGGTATACGTCACCGGGGAGCCGGGGGTGAGCACATCCTTGAACGGGTCCGTCGTCAAGCTGAAGTTGATCGGGCTCCGATCGGATGCAGTGGTATCGGCTGGCGTTCCCTCGTGGGCCGTATCGTGCAGGGGGTCCACGGTCACCTTGACGGTGGCAACGCCATACCGACCATCGGGCGTCCGCGCCATATACGAGAATTGGTCGGTGCCACTGAACCCGGCATGGGGTTGGTAAACAAAATAGCCATCCTCCCGATAAGTGACGGTACCATGCGTCGCACCCGAGAAGCCGGCCACTTTCATGGCGGGATTGTGGCCATCTTTGGCCAGGTAGCCTGGATCGGTATCGTTGGCCAAAACGTTGGCTATGGTGATGGGTTCGTTCTCCCGGGTGGTCACGGCATCGTCATGGATCTGCAAGAGGCCGGCATTGCCGGATGTGGCCGTGGCCGGCGTCACATCGATGGTCACTTCGCCCTGGTCGATTCGGTTGCCGCCATCGCTCAGGGTATAGGTAAACTTGTCCTGGCCGGTGTAGTTGGCCTCGGGCCGATAGGTAAACGTGCCATCGGCGTTGTAGAGCACTTGGCCATGTGCCGCCCGAGTGAAACCGATGATTTGCAGGTCGGGGTTATGCCCGTCGTTGGCGGCATAACGTGCATCCCAGTCATTGGCAAGAGGGTTGCCGATGGTAACAGACTGTTCTTGCTGGGTAGTCACACGGTCTGCCCCGGCGTGCAACCCGTCGACAGCCGGATTGACCACCACGGAAACAACCGCCGTGGTCGCATGCCCGGCAGCATCCTCGATGGTGTAACTGAAACGATCCAAGCCGGTAAAGTGGTGGTTCGGGATGTAGGTGAATGTGCTGTCGGGATTCAGGATGACCTGACCATGCATCCCCTGGGTGAATTCGGAGAGGGTCAGGACGTTGTTGTCAGGGTTCACATCGTTGCCCAACAAATCGGAGCCCGTGGCAATATCCAGGGGGGTATCTTCGGTTGTGGTCAGGGCATCCATGCCAGCGGTGGGCGCATCTGACATAGTACGCACGGTCATGGTGACGGTTGCGGCACTCCAAAGGGGACCAAGGTTTGCCTGATCGTTGATCTGGATGGACAAAACATCCTGGCCGTTCCAGTCTGCCTGGCCCTGGTAGACCAGGCTGGCCAGGGCGGCATTCAAGTCTGTGGTCGTGCCTTCAAACCGCATGGCGGATTGGCCGTTGCCGCCCAGGGTGAAGGTCAACCCATCCGTATGAGTCAGGGTGATATGACCATGAAAATCGGCCAGGGTGACCGACAGGCGATCAGTTGGCGCGGCATCGACATCCGCAATGCGGATCCCCGCGATGGAAGTGGCGTGGTCCTCATCGGTGGTTTGGGCGTCCGGAACCGTGATGGTCGGCGCATCGTTGACGGGTGACATCTGCACATGCACCGTGACCTGCCCGGAAGATGCGCCGCCCATGTCGGAAACTTCCGCAATGAAACGATCCTGCGACGCCTCCGATCCGTCGTTCCGATAGACGATCCGTCCGGCTGTCAGGTCGGCCTGGGTAAAGCGGCTGCCTACTCCAAGGGCCACCCCATCCCGCAGGAGTTGGCCATGCCCGGGCAATTGGGTCAGGGTCACCAGCACAGCATCGGGCGTGTTGTCAGGGTCCGACAGGCCCAGGGCGGTACCATCCAGAACCCCCGTGGATCCCTCGACCACCGTGAACGCATCGGGCGTGCTCACGGTGGGCGCGTTGTCAACGGCGGTCACATGCAGGAGACTCAAGGATGGCTCGCTCTCCGAAACCCCATCCCGCACCACAAACCGAAGGGTGCGGTCAGCCCCGGTCGCCGTCGGATCCTGACCCAGATGGGCAAAGGTCACCTGCCGCAGGGCCGCCTGATAGTTGGCGACGGTGTCCGCGCCGGTCAGGGTCAAGGCACCACTGGCCGCGTCCCAATGACCGGAAATGTTTCCCTCCGGAGCAAAACTCAAAACATCTTTGCCGCTCTGATAATTGCCCACGATGGTCACTGTGGCGCCTATCATGACCTCACCGCTGTCCACATCGACCAGAGCCAGATCAGGCGCCACGGGCGTGACAGGCCCGCTCTCCAGATAGGCAGCCGCTTCCTGCACGGTCACATCGGGCAGGTCGTTGACAGCGGTGACGGTGATGGAGGCTGTATCGCTCGTCGTGCTGAAGGC includes these proteins:
- a CDS encoding tandem-95 repeat protein — translated: VGVVSATSALLLRSADRIRFIPDGQNADSATLTFQAWDQTSGAAGSKVDASVHGGTTAFSTVSDTATVTVMDVNDAPILAAIAPTLTSVTEDTTGHAGDTVASLLGASMTDVDTGAVQGMAITALVSGNGVWQYNIGAGWTDIGVVSATSALLLRSTDSLRFVPDGENAETASFTYQAWDQISGAAGSKVDATASGGTTSISTGSDTATITVTAVNDAPVLTAASPLLTTIAEDAATNPGDTIDNLLGASVTDVDAGAAQGVAITSLTSGRGVWQYNTGAGWSDVGAVSTASALLLRGADSIRFVPDGLNADSATFTYQAWDQTSGAAGSKVDVTVSGGTTAFGTASDTATLAVAAVNDAPLMVATAPSLTTMTEDDTANAGDTVASLLGASVTDVDTGAVQGMAITSLTSGQGVWQYNTGAGWTDVGVVSASSALLLRSTDNVRFVPDGKNADSATFTYQAWDQTSGVAGNKVDTVASGGTTAFSTTSDTASITVTAVNDLPDVTVQEAAAYLESGPVTPVAPDLALVDVDSGEVMIGATVTIVGNYQSGKDVLSFAPEGNISGHWDAASGALTLTGADTVANYQAALRQVTFAHLGQDPTATGADRTLRFVVRDGVSESEPSLSLLHVTAVDNAPTVSTPDAFTVVEGSTGVLDGTALGLSDPDNTPDAVLVTLTQLPGHGQLLRDGVALGVGSRFTQADLTAGRIVYRNDGSEASQDRFIAEVSDMGGASSGQVTVHVQMSPVNDAPTITVPDAQTTDEDHATSIAGIRIADVDAAPTDRLSVTLADFHGHITLTHTDGLTFTLGGNGQSAMRFEGTTTDLNAALASLVYQGQADWNGQDVLSIQINDQANLGPLWSAATVTMTVRTMSDAPTAGMDALTTTEDTPLDIATGSDLLGNDVNPDNNVLTLSEFTQGMHGQVILNPDSTFTYIPNHHFTGLDRFSYTIEDAAGHATTAVVSVVVNPAVDGLHAGADRVTTQQEQSVTIGNPLANDWDARYAANDGHNPDLQIIGFTRAAHGQVLYNADGTFTYRPEANYTGQDKFTYTLSDGGNRIDQGEVTIDVTPATATSGNAGLLQIHDDAVTTRENEPITIANVLANDTDPGYLAKDGHNPAMKVAGFSGATHGTVTYREDGYFVYQPHAGFSGTDQFSYMARTPDGRYGVATVKVTVDPLHDTAHEGTPADTTASDRSPINFSLTTDPFKDVLTPGSPVTYTTSGMPQWLTFDPDKLSFSGYATRNDAGVYTITVTATDGTGLSASGNFQLTVANSTPGMDGTHAGHKTGQGESPRFVVKQSLMEVALNRAQGRGNTQDGSAATGRHDGPSISTSGTELLTTWRSDSGPSVRLSQNISGTQLIATTRQDMDGGGGGVSQDTSGTRLITRVQHEGAMPVQSRTTEGSTTAGGRDADPAGEVSSIADVNQALNMSNGVDEVGGDPANMATRERSSTAVAIDALTGEAGVGRSGGRVGEVDSAGQTEAAWSRARQNQVARGDQESVARVASSANLRQATRTDGSGVRDTDEAERQGGPNHGTAQSLAASVLGRGMADEWDPRTIAAKERKAGAISTRPGLTRQLQSSNPHLSGHSRLAHLLKR